A DNA window from Ictalurus punctatus breed USDA103 chromosome 11, Coco_2.0, whole genome shotgun sequence contains the following coding sequences:
- the calml6 gene encoding calmodulin-like protein 6, which yields MASKLTPEQITEYKGVFEMFDEEGNGDVKTQELERLMSLMGINPTKRELSQMAKDVDKDGNGTFNCDKFLGLMALYHERTKNQDAELRAAFKVFDKEAKGYIDWNTLKYVLTNSGEPLNEEEAEQMMKEADKDGDGTIDYEEFVAMMTGDSFKMT from the exons ATG GCAAGCAAACTGACTCCAGAGCAGATCACAGAGTATAAAGGTGTGTTTGAAATGTTCGACGAGGAGGGGAATGGGGATGTGAAGACACAGGAGCTGGAGAGGCTGATGAGTTTGATGGGAATCAACCCGACAAAGAGGGAGCTGAGTCAAATGGCCAAAGATGTGGATAAAGACG GCAATGGCACCTTTAACTGTGACAAGTTCCTGGGTCTTATGGCTCTTTACCACGAGCGAACTAAAAACCAAGATGCTGAGCTTCGAGCTGCCTTTAAAGTGTTTGATAAGGAGGCCAAAGGCTACATTGACTGGAATACACTCAA GTATGTGTTGACGAATTCTGGTGAACCTCTCAATGAAGAAGAGGCAGAACAGATGATGAAGGAGGCTGACAAAGATGGAGATGGAACAATTGATTATGAGG AATTTGTTGCCATGATGACTGGGGACTCTTTCAAGATGACCTGA
- the calml6 gene encoding calmodulin-like protein 6 isoform X1, with the protein MTHRTFLTQTQKLPVFDPDKMASKLTPEQITEYKGVFEMFDEEGNGDVKTQELERLMSLMGINPTKRELSQMAKDVDKDGNGTFNCDKFLGLMALYHERTKNQDAELRAAFKVFDKEAKGYIDWNTLKYVLTNSGEPLNEEEAEQMMKEADKDGDGTIDYEEFVAMMTGDSFKMT; encoded by the exons atgacacataGAACATTTCTCACA CAAACACAGAAGCTACCAGTCTTCGATCCGGACAAAATG GCAAGCAAACTGACTCCAGAGCAGATCACAGAGTATAAAGGTGTGTTTGAAATGTTCGACGAGGAGGGGAATGGGGATGTGAAGACACAGGAGCTGGAGAGGCTGATGAGTTTGATGGGAATCAACCCGACAAAGAGGGAGCTGAGTCAAATGGCCAAAGATGTGGATAAAGACG GCAATGGCACCTTTAACTGTGACAAGTTCCTGGGTCTTATGGCTCTTTACCACGAGCGAACTAAAAACCAAGATGCTGAGCTTCGAGCTGCCTTTAAAGTGTTTGATAAGGAGGCCAAAGGCTACATTGACTGGAATACACTCAA GTATGTGTTGACGAATTCTGGTGAACCTCTCAATGAAGAAGAGGCAGAACAGATGATGAAGGAGGCTGACAAAGATGGAGATGGAACAATTGATTATGAGG AATTTGTTGCCATGATGACTGGGGACTCTTTCAAGATGACCTGA